Below is a window of Lacrimispora xylanolytica DNA.
ACGAAGAGTTGAAAAAACAATATTTGCTATGACCTCGAAAATTTTATATGTAACCATACATATAAGTATTCCAAATATAAAATTATTAAAAAGCTCTCCAAATTCACTGATAGATATCTCTCCAATAGATTTTACATCTAAATTTGACACTTGTTTATCAAGCCAATTGATTAAATGCCATGCAACAATAATTACTGAAATATAATTTATAGCATAAGCTATTAATCTGCTGTATTTTTTCAATGTATTATACATTTTATGTTGTTCTAAATCAGCAGTCTCTAAACCGTCTTGCCATAATTCAACAATTCTTAATAGCTCATCTCCCAAAATTGAATTTATAAAATCTACACGTGCCACAATAGCGCAAGTTTCTTGATCCATTTTATCAATTTCTTCCAATTTTCCTGAAATAACTAAATTAAGCATTTCTTCTGGTCTAATTCCATCAGCAAGTCTTACAGTCAAAGTATGCTTTTGAGGAAGCGGAAACTGTGGCAAATTTATATTGAATTCCCACACTATAAGAATACTGTTAATGGATTTTTCTATTTTAAAATCATATTGTTCAAAAGTTGCCCAGCTATCAAATTCAATTATTTCATTACCTTTAAGATTTACAATAACATTAATACGGAAACCATCATTATCATAATGTGCTTTAAATTTTTCAGTAATTTTATAATTCAGATTTTTTATATCCTGCATATTTATTACTACATTATTATCAAATAATTTAGATTTACAATCTGGTTTTGCATTCATTGCATAATACAAGGACTGATAACTTTTTACAAGGTATTCAGTGTCTGGTATCTGCATAATTTGTACATCTTTATTTTCACTCATATAACTTATCCCCTTTTCTTCCATCATACACCATATTTTACCAAAAGAAAACACCCAACCGTTAAAAAACGACAGGTATTTTACAAGAGGAGATTAGTATAAATTGAAATCGAGTTTTTATAAGTAATTCTTAATCACTGCTTTCTATTCGATTTGAAAAGCCATGAAGAAAACATAAGAACGTCGGCTTTAATCAGCCGCCAAGCTGTTACACCTGGCAGCTGCGCAAATTACTTCATTCCGTAGATTCTTAAAATAGCTACTTCATCACGTCCATTGTTTACGCCTGTAACCGTGTCAGCACCGATTGACACATTGTCGCATACAAATGTAGATTCATCAATAAAATGCCATATAATTCTCCAACGATAGCAATGGTTATCTTTGTAATAAACATTCATCAACTTATCATGCTTTGCGGTTAATGAATCACTAGTATAAAGGATAAATTCATGTTTTTCAACGTTACTGCCATCTATACGAGAACCATATACTACAACTAATGCCTTATAGTCTGTAAGTGGTTTCTGAAGCTTATAATCTTTACTTTCAGTATCGGCTGTTCCATCAAATAAAATATCTGCATCAGAAAAGCCAGAACTATCCTTTTTGCCACAGCAACCACAATTCACAACAATATTATTACTTCCACACATATTTTTTCCCTCCCGTTATTTTACTTCTTATAAATCAATCACCAAATAATGTTTCAGGCAACCGTATGGGTTATTTCTTTGTGTATTCCAGAACTACATAAGCTGTACTACCAGAATAAGTTCCATTAGTGTTAATAAAATTATAATATACGTTTTCAGAATCTGCATTATAGAACATATTTACTGCTGTAAATAAGCCGCTTGGTCGGTTATAGGAAGTCTGTAATATCATATGATCCGCAACTGTTTTACCAATTGCATTTCCGTACAAATTAATTAATTGATTAATTTTAAGATCGGATACATTTGCAAATGAAATACCGTTACCACTATCATTTGCAAGCTTTCCAGTAATTACCTTTCTGTAAATCGGCTTACCATCTACCCATGTACCAATCTCAATTTCGTCAAAGGAATAAACATCTTTAGAATTCCCATCACATTCTGCAAGCTGAATACAATATTTTTTGTCTAACATAATAAGTCCTCGCTTTCATAAATTTTAGTTAAATGCCAATATAAAAGCATTATTTCTTTGTGTATTCGATAATTACAAAGGCCTTATAGAATTCCGGTGGATAAGTAGCAGCACTGTCCATGGTTATCGAAACACCAACCACTCCAGTAGTTTTGTTATAGTTCACATATGCATTACTTCCATATTTTACAGAACTAAATGAAACCGGCATCTCAAGTTCCTGTTTCATAATAGCGTTATAAGCAGTAATTTCTCCTCTTAAATCAACTACAGTATCAATGTCTTCAATAATTCCCATTGTCCAAGAGCCAGTATATGATGTAAAATCGCTCTTTTTAATCACCTTCCGGTAAATGGGCTTTCCATCAATCCACTTGCCGCATACAGTCTCTTCTGTAAAATAAGCATTGTCTGCCGCAGTACCACCGTTGCCACCACAACCATCACCGCACCTTACCATCTGTAAACAAAATCTGTCTTCCATAAATAAATCCTCCTCTATTTGTTTTCCAGAACTACTACTACTGGATAACATTATTGTAAATCAGCCATAAGCCCATTAACAGGACACGAATAGGATGCGGTTTGCCCACTTTGGGCCAAATTTTATACGCAAAAACGCCCATCAAGACTTAATCAAGATAGGCGTTTCCAAATTTATGCAGTTTTGTATAATATACTATTATAACTCCTCTATATTGCCACGTCAACGGCAGCTTTATGACACGCTTGTCAATCCCCTTAATCCAGCACGATGGCATCTGCTCCAAACAGATAAACACTTAGAATGCTGGTAAGATCAGATATCCAACGCCATATAGTCCTTCCTACACAAGGCCAAGGCAACCTACGACAACGCCGGTCAAAAGTTTACCCCCCCCTCAGAGATCAGTTTCTCGGATTATATTGATTATTGTTATGATAAACACGTTTGTATTAATGGAACCATTAATACCAGAAATGGGTATAAGAATATCATTGAAAGGCACATCAAGCCTACACTCGGAAAATATTTCCTATAGTCATTGAGCAGTGATGTCCTCCAAGATTTTGTTAACTCTATGAAGAAAAAAGGACTTTCTAAAAATACAGTTAAATACATCAAATCATGTACTTCCAGTGCATTAAGCTACACCGTTTCTCCCTGCCGTTATATTTCTGTCTCTCCCATGATAGGCGTACGGTTACCGGTATATAAAAAAGAGCCCAAAAAAGAGTATATCATCAACAATAGTTATTATAAAAAATTGTTTATTATTTTCCTCCGGGGTCAAACTTTTACATACCTTTTATGATCGGATATTATACCAGTGTCCGCTTAAATGTATGCTTTGGCCTAACCTGGACGGATATAGACTTAAAATAAGACTATCACTATACGTCGACAGCTATCGCACGTTTCTAAGCAATGGTGCTTTTCTTCCTTGAAAACACCAACCTCTTACCGCACGATATTGTTCGGAGATTCGCTTCATACCGCCTTAAGAGCTGAAAATAGGCTGCAGTCAGAAAACCGGTTAAAATATGGAGAATATTATTATAAACATTACCTCACAGATTCCGGAATAGTAATCACGCAAGAATTCTTAAGCATCGATGAAATCGATTTCGTCTGCCGACAGGAAAACGGAAAGCTGTACACCTCAGAGAGCATGAAGAACGCTATTAAGGCTGGCCACGATAAGATAGGTATTAAGGAATTCCATTTTCATAGTCTTAGACATACACACGCAACAATATTGGCCTCCCACATTTCCAATCCCGCTATTGTGCAAAAGCGGCTTGGGCATTCTGATATTGAAACAACAATGAAATACTATATTTTCGATGTAGAACTTGGAGATCAAAACGCAGTAAATATTTATGAGGAATTCGCATAATTTATCTACTACTTATAAAAAGCGTAGACAAGAGGTAGTCAAATATGTGCTTTTTAGTACCCCGGGCGCTTATAAGTCTCTTGTTTCTGTTATCTTGCATTTAAATATTCCATGATCCCCATATGTATCGTCCAGGCCAGACGGTCCTGGTATTCGTCTGAATTTAGCAGACCGGCTTCCTTCCAGTTGGTCAAAAATCCGCATTCCACAATAACAATAGGAGTTTTTACATGAAGCAGTAGATAGTAGTTATCATTGGGTTTGGCAAGTCTGGTATTTTTATCTCCCAGAACGTAATCAAACCGTTCCTGCAGAATCTCGGCCAGCCGTTTTCCCTTATCTGACCGCTTATAATAAAACACCTGACCTCCGGAAATCTCTTCCTGGTGATAACTGTTTTGATGAATGCTGACGGTAAGGTCCGGACTCGTATCATTAATAATGTCACATCGCTTGGTCATATCCGCCATCTTCTTTTTGCTGTCCCGTTCCGTATATAAACCATTGTCATTCTTTCTGGTAAGAACCACGTCAACGTCCGAGGCTTCCAGATATTTTTTCAGACGATATGCGATCTGCAGATTGATATCCTTTTCCAGAGTCCCATCAACTCCGATTTTACCCGGGTCGTTTCCTCCGTGTCCGGCATCGATGACAACCACTGGCTTTTCCTTTCCAGCCTTCACACTGACTCCAGCCGTCATTTTCCCGGCCTGACTTGATATGACATATACTAATACAAGCAAAATCACCGCCATAAACGGTTCCCATTTTTTTAATTTCACATTTTCTACCTGATACACATTCTTAATGAATTATATCTTCCTGTGAAATAAAAAAGAAC
It encodes the following:
- a CDS encoding N-acetylmuramoyl-L-alanine amidase; translated protein: MAVILLVLVYVISSQAGKMTAGVSVKAGKEKPVVVIDAGHGGNDPGKIGVDGTLEKDINLQIAYRLKKYLEASDVDVVLTRKNDNGLYTERDSKKKMADMTKRCDIINDTSPDLTVSIHQNSYHQEEISGGQVFYYKRSDKGKRLAEILQERFDYVLGDKNTRLAKPNDNYYLLLHVKTPIVIVECGFLTNWKEAGLLNSDEYQDRLAWTIHMGIMEYLNAR
- a CDS encoding tyrosine-type recombinase/integrase, which encodes MKTPTSYRTILFGDSLHTALRAENRLQSENRLKYGEYYYKHYLTDSGIVITQEFLSIDEIDFVCRQENGKLYTSESMKNAIKAGHDKIGIKEFHFHSLRHTHATILASHISNPAIVQKRLGHSDIETTMKYYIFDVELGDQNAVNIYEEFA